The proteins below come from a single Eucalyptus grandis isolate ANBG69807.140 chromosome 3, ASM1654582v1, whole genome shotgun sequence genomic window:
- the LOC104438229 gene encoding LOW QUALITY PROTEIN: probable RNA-dependent RNA polymerase 5 (The sequence of the model RefSeq protein was modified relative to this genomic sequence to represent the inferred CDS: inserted 1 base in 1 codon; deleted 1 base in 1 codon) has translation MNAPPPPPSSPSAPPSLFVPLPLPVEDAIRRICSDQNQPPPNARTRRKLAALGEEAALQVLRATAARKIKWSIDGLICHIIENGVGSPLSPSPSKTARMSLSDQSPARSPVMNSRDNGFASSPVRDQQIGSRRRLPIWETGSGPAVSPHMKALSELEFRKAFLILNYIGEGNLEDAIDSDTIRRLKDLRMFEFEAAVWNAIGQYRVKKDDRCLYVDWACERTHFYHCHVSPQGCYRFKGPYLDKTRTLLQKALGDENVLLVKLADKNTDDTDTMYKKIAKEGIPVGLRRYKFFVFKDGGKEEKKRDPTTSPVKCYFVCMECEALKEKKTVHEARCFFMHAHTVSSISRYMIRLSLILSKTISLEVDWNRVTIERIEDKDCKNKEGNCIYDKKGKPLIHTDGTGFVSEDIALKCVGNIFKGRGVIASAFKRFAGCGDDEQIPRESICEPPLLIQCRLFNDGRAVKGTLLLNKQLPPHTIHIRPSMIKVEKDPELSDIRTVNALEIVHTSNKPKPAYLSKFLIALLSYGGVPNEFLLDMVECALGDANSVFSSKRAALRVSVNHGEKDGFTAANDLISGFLSDETYLRNRPSSLMNDEKKSLKGGRIPIPDSYYLMGTADPTEXLKSDEVCIIPDSGQISGKVLVYRYPGLHFGDIHLLNATYVEALETKVGNSKYAIFFPTSGPRSLADEIAGGDFDGDMYWVSRNPQLLKYFTPSQPWVSASAAQDMNCKKPIDLSFEELEDELIDLWLNTRFNPSYTVGVAADSWQALMDRFLTLGSDQVDEKHRVERNLCQLIDIYYDAIDAPKNSGLKIEVPKSLKAETFPHYMGKDKSMSFHSNSILGVIFDKVESYQADIPTGKVWEWDNAHSNWLLSLGSSYNMKPGDILIMQGFGSSLFDVETPRDCRMEWERRYTEYRREMVAALGEGAEGKNSSAYNVINKYKQLLYGAPEFEESPRKEEDIFNEALAIYNITYDYAMRWNDVSKCGFAWRVAGPALCRIYAIKQEQKLIVCLPSVLKEIFS, from the exons ATGaacgctcctcctcctcctccttcctctccttctGCTCCGCCTTCGCTGTTCGTGCCGCTTCCTCTCCCCGTCGAGGACGCGATACGCCGAATCTGCAGTGACCAGAACCAGCCTCCCCCGAACGCGCGGACTCGGAGGAAGCTCGCCGCGCTCGGCGAGGAGGCCGCGCTCCAGGTCCTGAGGGCGACCGCGGCGAGGAAAATCAAGTGGTCCATCGACGGTCTGATCTGCCACATTATCGAAAACGGCGTCGGCTCTCCTCTCTCGCCGTCTCCCTCGAAGACCGCTCGCATGTCCCTGAGTGATCAAAGCCCGGCCCGTTCGCCTGTGATGAACTCGCGCG ACAATGGATTTGCAAGCTCTCCTGTGCGAGATCAACAGATTGGAAGTCGGAGACGCCTTCCAATTTGGGAAACTGGGAGTGGACCAGCAGTTAGTCCCCACATGAAGGCATTAAGCGAACTGGAGTTTAGAAAAGCATTTCTCATTCTAAACTACATTGGGGA AGGCAATCTTGAAGATGCCATAGACAGTGATACGATTCGACGGCTGAAAGATCTCAGAATGTTCGAATTTGAGGCAGCAGTCTGGAATGCCATCGGACAGTATCGTGTCAAGAAAGATGACCGTTGTCTG TATGTTGACTGGGCTTGTGAAAGGACGCATTTCTACCATTGTCATGTTTCACCTCAGGGGTGTTATCGTTTTAAA GGACCTTACCTTGATAAGACAAGAACACTTCTGCAAAAGGCATTAGGAGATGAAAATGTTCTCCTTGTCAAGTTGGCAGACAAGAATACGGATGATACTGATACTATGTATAAAAAGATTGCAAAGGAAGGGATTCCTGTTGGTTTGCGTCGATACAAGTTCTTTG TGTTTAAGGATGGaggcaaagaagagaaaaagagagacccTACTACATCACCTGTAAAGTGTTACTTTGTTTGCATGGAGTGCGAGgcacttaaagaaaagaaaacagtaCATGAAGCGAGATGCTTCTTCATGCATGCACATACAGTGTCCAGCATATCCCGCTACATGATACG GTTGTCTCTTATCTTGTCCAAGACTATTAGCTTGGAAGTTGACTGGAATCGTGTTACGATTGAGAGAATTGAGGACAAGGATTGCAAG AATAAAGAGGGAAATTGCATCTATGATAAGAAGGGAAAACCACTTATACATACTGATGGGACTGGATTTGTATCCGAGGACATAGCTTTGAAGTGTGTTGGAAATATTTTCAAGGGAAGAGGTGTGATTGCTTCTGCTTTTAAG AGATTTGCTGGCTGCGGTGATGATGAGCAGATACCTAGGGAGAGCATTTGTGAACCG CCTTTGCTGATCCAATGCCGTCTATTCAATGATGGTAGAGCTGTCAAGGGAACTCTTCTCCTCAATAAGCAA CTCCCTCCTCATACAATTCATATTCGACCGTCGATGATCAAGGTTGAAAAGGACCCGGAGCTTTCAGATATCAGGACTGTCAATGCGCTCGAAATAGTACATACAAG TAATAAACCAAAGCCTGCATATCTTTCAAAGtttttgattgcacttttaagcTATGGCGGGGTCCctaatgaatttcttttggaCATGGTGGAATGTGCTCTGGGAGATGCAAATAGTGTCTTCTCTAGTAAACGAGCAGCTCTAAGAG TTTCGGTGAATCATGGTGAGAAGGATGGTTTCACCGCAGCGAATGATCTTATCTCGGGATTCCTCTCG GACGAAACATACCTACGTAATCGTCCGTCCAGCCTGATGAACGATGAAAAGAAGAGTTTGAAAGGAGGAAGGATTCCTATTCCGGATTCTTACTATCTAATGGGGACAGCCGATCCCACAG TtcttaaaagtgatgaagtttgTATTATCCC TGATAGTGGACAAATTTCAGGGAAGGTATTAGTATACCGCTATCCTGGTTTGCACTTCGGAGATATTCATCTTTTGAACGCTACATATGTGGAAGCTCTGGAAACAAAAGTTGGAAATTCAAAGTATGCTATATTTTTCCCTACTAGTGGACCACGCTCCTTGGCCGATGAAATAGCTGGTGGGGATTTTGATGGGGATATGTATTGGGTTTCACGGAACCCTCAG CTGTTGAAGTACTTCACACCGAGCCAGCCATGGGTATCTGCTTCTGCAGCACAAGATATGAACTGCAAGAAGCCAATTGACTTGTCTTTTGAGGAGTTGGAAGATGAGCTGATTGATTTATGGTTGAACACTAGATTTAACCCAAG TTACACAGTTGGTGTTGCAGCTGATAGTTGGCAGGCATTGATGGATCGTTTTCTAACACTTGGTAGTGATCAAGTTGATGAAAAACATCGGGTGGAGAGAAACCTTTGTCAGTTGATTGACATATATTATGATGCCATAGATGCTCCTAAGAATAGTGGACTCAAG ATTGAAGTTCCCAAGTCTTTAAAGGCAGAAACTTTCCCACATTACATGGGAAAGGATAAATCCATGTCCTTTCACTCCAATTCTATCCTTGGAGTGATTTTTGATAAGGTAGAATCATACCAGGCAGATATTCCGACTGGCAAAG TATGGGAATGGGATAACGCTCATTCAAACTGGCTGCTCTCACTTGGCTCTTCATACAATATGAAGCCTGGTGATATTTTGATTATGCAA GGATTTGGAAGCTCCCTTTTTGATGTGGAAACCCCGAGGGACTGCCGAATGGAGTGGGAAAGACGTTACACGGAATATAGAAGGGAGATGGTGGCTGCTTTAGGGGAAGGTGCAGAAGGCAAGAATTCTTCCGCCTACAACGTTATAAACAAATATAAACAG TTGCTATATGGTGCACCGGAGTTTGAAGAGAGCCcgaggaaggaggaagataTTTTTAACGAGGCTCTTGCAATCTATAACATTACATATGACTATGCGATGCGATGGAATGACGTCAGCAAATGCGGATTTGCTTGGAGAGTGGCGGGTCCTGCACTCTGCCGGATTTATGCCATTAAGCAGGAGCAGAAGTTAATTGTCTGCCTGCCCTCAGTTCTAAAAGAAATCTTCAGTTGA
- the LOC104440324 gene encoding putative receptor-like protein kinase At3g47110, producing the protein MQSKETLFIMEKFIFLAFVDVLLASLLMFQPIICSSNFTDQEALLHFKSKMEVDPTNTIKGGNWTVEANFCEWIGVVCSNRRHRVIALDLSHMDLQGRLSPYLGNLSLLASLDLRNNSFYGMILIEISHLRRLKELILESNQFEGNIPPILTQCQNLEVMSLARNKLTGGIPREFGTFPKLQQLNFSSNDLRGQIPSFLGNISTLRVIKLANATLTGSIPLALFNRSLTWVNLKDNYLSGSLPSNLCYRWPNIQILILRQNQFSGLLPKTLTQCKELIILWLAYNSFQGSIPRDIGNLQKLQWLSFYANNLTGTIPRTIGNMSSLQELRIGPNYIEGEIPSEIGNLVNLQQMVLGENLLTGQVPQEVFNISSLRVLILMYNSLSGSLPSGRDLSLPNLRGLYLSNNGFGGNIPQYFSNFSNLIFFDVGYNQLSGPIPTGLGNLKNLEALVLISNRLTSETYGSELSVLSALSNCLFLRLLVLEGNPLCGSIPESIKNFSSSLQVLVAPNCQIRGRIPEEMGFLKRLTLLELSNNALDGNIPSSIGGLERLQRLRLDNNHLEGPIPDEICNLKGLGELLLQQNRISGSIPNCIENLSSLQNFLISSNNMTSVIPFSLWGLRELIFLNLSLNSFNGGLPLEIGKMRAINSIDLSWNRLSGAIPSSIQELESLASLNLSRNLFQGLIPQSICHLKGLEFLDLSYNELSGTIPKSLEALAFLQILNLSFNKLSGEIPNGGPFGKFSVLSFIGNEALCGNAIFQVPRCKVNGMKSSRDKRLHILYIIVPIVSAIFLVPVICLFRKRGNTSKKASVSMENLPRIDHPMISYRELCLATNNFSESNLLGAGSFSSVYKGTLANGIDIAVKLLNLHIEGALKSFDAECDAFRMIRHRNLVKVISTCTNANLRALVLQYVPCGSLEKWMYSNNYNLDLHQRVKIMVDVATAIEYLHHGQPKPIVHCDLKPSNILLNEDLVAQVSDFGIAKILAENKLETQTQTLGTIGYIAPEYGSEGKVSTKGDVYSFGILLLEVITGKKPTGEMFNADVSLRQWVGAAIRERVLDIVDSKILHTKHEDPVLSKFHSIVLLILELGLECSKDLPEERMDMKTVVVKLNKIKLSLP; encoded by the exons GGAAGCAAATTTCTGTGAATGGATTGGTGTCGTTTGCAGCAACCGCAGGCACAGAGTCATAGCTTTAGACCTCTCGCACATGGATCTCCAGGGAAGACTCTCTCCCTACCTTGGCAATCTTTCTCTCCTGGCTTCTCTTGATCTCCGCAACAACAGTTTTTATGGCATGATTCTAATAGAAATTAGTCATTTACGCCGCTTGAAAGAACTTATTCTCGAATCGAACCAGTTCGAAGGGAACATTCCTCCTATCTTAACCCAGTGCCAGAATCTCGAAGTCATGTCACTTGCGAGGAACAAACTAACGGGTGGTATACCAAGAGAATTTGGCACCTTTCCTAAGTTGCAACAACTGAATTTTAGCTCGAACGACTTACGCGGTCAAATTCCAAGCTTCCTGGGCAACATATCTACATTGCGAGTCATTAAACTGGCCAATGCTACTCTCACAGGTTCGATTCCTTTAGCACTTTTCAATAGATCGCTCACATGGGTCAATTTGAAGGATAATTATCTCTCTGGAAGTCTTCCCTCCAATCTTTGCTACCGCTGGCCTAACATTCAGATTCTTATACTGCGTCAAAATCAATTCAGCGGCCTGCTACCAAAGACGCTAACCCAATGCAAAGAGCTTATCATATTGTGGTTGGCTTACAATAGTTTTCAGGGAAGCATTCCTCGAGATATAGGCAACCTCCAAAAGCTGCAATGGCTCTCTTTTTATGCTAACAACTTGACTGGCACAATTCCACGAACCATCGGTAACATGTCAAGCTTGCAGGAGCTAAGGATAGGACCTAACTACATTGAAGGGGAGATTCCAAGTGAGATTGGCAATTTGGTCAATCTGCAACAAATGGTCCTTGGGGAAAATTTGCTAACCGGCCAAGTGCCTCAAGaggtttttaatatttcttcacTCCGAGTGCTTATTTTGATGTACAATTCCCTCTCTGGAAGCCTTCCCTCAGGTAGAGATCTAAGCCTTCCGAATTTGAGAGGTCTATATCTATCAAACAATGGCTttggcggcaacatcccacaGTATTTCTCGAATTTTTCGAACCTAATCTTTTTTGATGTCGGTTACAATCAACTCAGTGGACCCATACCTACGGGTTTGGGCAACTTGAAGAACCTCGAAGCCTTAGTACTTATATCTAATCGGCTAACAAGTGAGACTTACGGTTCGGAGCTTAGTGTTCTCTCTGCTTTATCTAATTGTCTGTTTCTGCGACTCTTGGTGTTGGAAGGCAACCCGCTTTGTGGCTCCATACCAGAATCTATCAAGAACTTCTCCAGTTCCCTACAAGTTCTAGTTGCTCCCAATTGTCAAATAAGAGGTCGTATTCCTGAGGAAATGGGTTTCTTGAAGAGATTGACTTTGCTAGAGTTGAGCAATAATGCTTTAGATGGCAACATCCCATCATCAATCGGAGGACTAGAAAGGTTGCAACGGCTGCGTCTTGATAACAACCATCTCGAAGGACCGATCCCCGATGAGATATGCaacttgaaaggtttaggagAGTTGCTGCTCCAGCAAAACAGGATATCGGGATCAATCCCGAATTGCATTGAAAACCTTAGCAGCCTTCAAAATTTTCTCATAAGCTCGAATAACATGACATCAGTTATACCATTTAGTCTGTGGGGCCTTCGAGAACTCATCTTCCTCAATCTATCACTCAATTCTTTCAATGGAGGACTGCCACTTGAAATAGGGAAGATGAGAGCTATAAATAGTATTGATCTTTCTTGGAACCGACTTTCTGGTGCCATACCGAGTTCCATCCAAGAGCTTGAGAGCCTTGCTTCTCTCAACTTGTCAAGGAACTTGTTTCAAGGATTGATACCGCAATCGATCTGTCATCTCAAAGGGTTGGAATTCCTTGATCTCTCCTACAATGAGTTATCAGGCACGATACCTAAGTCCTTGGAAGCACTTGCATTTCTACAAATTTTGAACTTGTCCTTTAATAAGCTATCGGGAGAGATTCCTAATGGCGGGCCCTTTGGAAAATTCTCAGTTCTCTCTTTCATTGGGAATGAAGCACTTTGTGGAAATGCGATTTTTCAAGTCCCACGTTGCAAGGTAAATGGAATGAAATCATCAAGGGACAAGCGGCTCCATATACTATACATTATTGTGCCAATCGTATCAGCTATATTTTTAGTCCCTGTCATTTGCTTATTTAGGAAGCGTGGGAATACCAGTAAAAAAGCTTCAGTTTCGATGGAGAACTTGCCTAGAATTGACCACCCAATGATATCATATCGGGAGCTTTGCTTGGCTACTAACAACTTCAGCGAAAGCAATTTGCTCGGAGCAGGAAGCTTTAGCTCTGTATATAAAGGGACTCTGGCCAATGGGATAGACATCGCGGTCAAATTACTGAATCTCCATATTGAAGGTGCTCTGAAAAGTTTTGACGCAGAATGCGATGCTTTCCGTATGATCCGGCACCGCAATCTCGTCAAAGTGATCAGCACCTGCACGAACGCCAATCTGAGAGCTTTAGTGCTGCAATACGTGCCTTGTGGCAGCTTGGAGAAGTGGATGTACTCCAACAACTACAACTTGGATCTCCATCAGCGAGTGAAGATAATGGTCGATGTCGCAACGGCAATCGAGTATCTCCACCATGGCCAACCAAAGCCCATTGTGCATTGCGATCTGAAGCCTAGCAATATTCTTCTAAACGAGGACCTAGTCGCACAAGTCTCTGACTTTGGAATTGCCAAGATTTTGGCTGAGAACAAGCTCGAAACACAAACCCAAACTCTCGGCACGATTGGTTACATTGCTCCAG AGTATGGTTCGGAAGGGAAAGTCTCGACAAAAGGAGATGTATACAGCTTCGGCATATTGTTGTTGGAAGTGATTACTGGGAAGAAGCCAACCGGTGAAATGTTCAATGCGGATGTCAGCTTGAGGCAATGGGTAGGTGCAGCAATTCGAGAGAGAGTGCTTGACATTGTGGATAGCAAAATCCTTCACACGAAACATGAAGATCCGGTGCTTTCAAAATTCCATAGCATAGTCTTATTAATACTAGAATTAGGACTAGAATGTTCAAAGGACTTGCCCGAGGAAAGAATGGACATGAAAACTGTCGTGGTTAAGCTCAACAAGATCAAGTTGTCACTTCCTTAA
- the LOC104438228 gene encoding NADP-dependent malic enzyme-like isoform X1: protein MESTMKELREGAPVLEPKSKVGGGVEDVYGEDRATEDQFVTPWALSVASGVSLLRDPRYNKGLAFTERERDAHYLRGLLPPTVASQRLQEKKLLHNLRQYQLPLQKYIAIMDLRERNERLFYKLLIDNVEELLPVVYTPTVGEACQKYGSIFRRPEGLFISLKERGKVLEALKNWPERSIQVVVVTDGKRILGLGDLGCQGMGIPVGKLALYTALGGVRPSACLPVTIDVGTNNEDLLKDEFYIGLRQRRATGQEYADLLHEFMNAVKQNYGEEVLIQFEDFANHNAFELLTKYGTTHLVFNDDIQGTAAVVLAGLLAALKVVGSSLADHTFLFFGAGEAGTGVAELIALEMSKQAEAPVEETRKNIWLVDSKGLIVNSRKGSLQHFKKPWAHQHEPVEDLLSAVKALKPTILIGSAGVGRAFTKEVVETMTSYTERPLIMALSNPTSKSECTAEEAYSWSKGRAVFASGSPFHPVEYNSRVFVPGQANNAYVFPGFGLGLVISGSLRVHDQMLLAASEALASQVSPEDFEKGLIYPPLRNIRKISAQIAANVAEVAYDLGLATRLPRPGNLVEYAESCMYSPVYRNYR, encoded by the exons ATGGAGAGCACGATGAAGGAGCTGAGGGAAGGCGCGCCCGTGCTGGAGCCGAAATCCAAAGTGGGCGGTGGGGTCGAGGACGTTTACGGCGAGGATCGTGCCACTGAGGACCAGTTCGTCACTCCTTGGGCTCTCTCTGTTGCGAG TGGGGTATCTCTGTTGAGAGATCCTCGCTACAACAAGGGACTTGCttttacagagagagagagggacgctCATTATTTGCGTGGTCTTCTGCCTCCAACAGTTGCTTCTCAACGTCTTCAg GAGAAGAAGTTGTTGCATAATCTCCGGCAATATCAGCTTCCGCTGCAAAAGTACATTGCAATTATGGACCTCCGG GAGAGGAATGAAAGGCTCTTCTATAAGCTTCTAATCGACAACGTCGAGGAGTTGCTCCCTGTTGTCTATACTCCAACTGTTGGTGAGGCTTGCCAGAAATATGGGAGCATCTTCAGGCGCCCTGAGGGTCTCTTCATAAGTCTAAAAGAAAG AGGTAAGGTTCTTGAGGCACTGAAAAACTGGCCTGAAAGGAGCATTCAGGTTGTCGTTGTGACTGATGGCAAAAGGATCTTGGGACTTGGCGATCTTGGCTGCCAG ggGATGGGCATTCCTGTTGGTAAATTGGCTTTGTACACAGCCCTTGGAGGAGTCCGTCCTTCAGCA TGTTTACCAGTGACAATTGATGTGGGAACGAACAATGAGGATTTGTTGAAGGATGAGTTTTACATTGGCCTCAGACAGAGAAGGGCAACTGGACAG GAGTACGCAGATCTTTTGCATGAGTTCATGAATGCTGTCAAACAGAATTATGGAGAAGAAGTTCTCATACAG TTTGAGGATTTTGCAAACCACAATGCTTTTGAACTGCTTACAAAGTATGGTACAACTCATCTTGTGTTCAATGATGACATACAG GGGACAGCAGCAGTAGTTCTTGCAGGACTGCTTGCAGCACTCAAAGTTGTCGGCAGCTCTTTGGCAGACCAcactttcttgttctttggTGCCGGAGAA GCAGGGACTGGCGTAGCAGAACTCATAGCTCTCGAGATGTCGAAGCAG GCAGAAGCTCCAGTGGAGGAGACTCGGAAAAACATTTGGCTAGTTGATTCAAAG GGGCTGATCGTTAATTCTCGGAAGGGTTCACTTCAACACTTTAAGAAGCCCTGGGCTCATCAACATGAACCTGTCGAGGATCTTCTGAGTGCTGTCAAG GCACTCAAGCCCACGATTTTGATTGGATCAGCTGGAGTAGGAAGAGCTTTCACAAAGGAGGTTGTTGAGACCATGACCTCTTATACCGAG AGACCTCTTATTATGGCCTTATCCAATCCAACCTCCAAGTCCGAGTGCACGGCAGAAGAAGCTTACTCCTGGAGCAAG GGTCGTGCTGTATTTGCTAGCGGAAGCCCGTTCCACCCGGTTGAGTACAACAGCAGGGTTTTTGTACCAGGCCAG GCCAACAATGCTTACGTCTTCCCTGGGTTCGGGCTGGGTTTGGTCATCTCAGGGTCACTTCGTGtacatgatcaaatgcttcTAGCTGCCT CGGAGGCGTTAGCTAGTCAAGTGTCACCGGAGGACTTTGAGAAGGGGCTGATCTATCCACCTTTGAGGAACATCAGAAAGATTTCTGCGCAAATAGCAGCCAACGTAGCTGAAGTGGCTTACGATCTCG GCTTAGCAACGCGCCTACCTCGTCCAGGAAATCTCGTCGAGTACGCAGAAAGTTGCATGTACAGTCCAGTCTACCGAAACTATCGTTGA
- the LOC104438228 gene encoding NADP-dependent malic enzyme-like isoform X2 produces the protein MESTMKELREGAPVLEPKSKVGGGVEDVYGEDRATEDQFVTPWALSVASGVSLLRDPRYNKGLAFTERERDAHYLRGLLPPTVASQRLQVKKLLHNLRQYQLPLQKYIAIMDLRERNERLFYKLLIDNVEELLPVVYTPTVGEACQKYGSIFRRPEGLFISLKERGKVLEALKNWPERSIQVVVVTDGKRILGLGDLGCQGMGIPVGKLALYTALGGVRPSACLPVTIDVGTNNEDLLKDEFYIGLRQRRATGQEYADLLHEFMNAVKQNYGEEVLIQFEDFANHNAFELLTKYGTTHLVFNDDIQGTAAVVLAGLLAALKVVGSSLADHTFLFFGAGEAGTGVAELIALEMSKQAEAPVEETRKNIWLVDSKGLIVNSRKGSLQHFKKPWAHQHEPVEDLLSAVKALKPTILIGSAGVGRAFTKEVVETMTSYTERPLIMALSNPTSKSECTAEEAYSWSKGRAVFASGSPFHPVEYNSRVFVPGQANNAYVFPGFGLGLVISGSLRVHDQMLLAASEALASQVSPEDFEKGLIYPPLRNIRKISAQIAANVAEVAYDLGLATRLPRPGNLVEYAESCMYSPVYRNYR, from the exons ATGGAGAGCACGATGAAGGAGCTGAGGGAAGGCGCGCCCGTGCTGGAGCCGAAATCCAAAGTGGGCGGTGGGGTCGAGGACGTTTACGGCGAGGATCGTGCCACTGAGGACCAGTTCGTCACTCCTTGGGCTCTCTCTGTTGCGAG TGGGGTATCTCTGTTGAGAGATCCTCGCTACAACAAGGGACTTGCttttacagagagagagagggacgctCATTATTTGCGTGGTCTTCTGCCTCCAACAGTTGCTTCTCAACGTCTTCAggtt AAGAAGTTGTTGCATAATCTCCGGCAATATCAGCTTCCGCTGCAAAAGTACATTGCAATTATGGACCTCCGG GAGAGGAATGAAAGGCTCTTCTATAAGCTTCTAATCGACAACGTCGAGGAGTTGCTCCCTGTTGTCTATACTCCAACTGTTGGTGAGGCTTGCCAGAAATATGGGAGCATCTTCAGGCGCCCTGAGGGTCTCTTCATAAGTCTAAAAGAAAG AGGTAAGGTTCTTGAGGCACTGAAAAACTGGCCTGAAAGGAGCATTCAGGTTGTCGTTGTGACTGATGGCAAAAGGATCTTGGGACTTGGCGATCTTGGCTGCCAG ggGATGGGCATTCCTGTTGGTAAATTGGCTTTGTACACAGCCCTTGGAGGAGTCCGTCCTTCAGCA TGTTTACCAGTGACAATTGATGTGGGAACGAACAATGAGGATTTGTTGAAGGATGAGTTTTACATTGGCCTCAGACAGAGAAGGGCAACTGGACAG GAGTACGCAGATCTTTTGCATGAGTTCATGAATGCTGTCAAACAGAATTATGGAGAAGAAGTTCTCATACAG TTTGAGGATTTTGCAAACCACAATGCTTTTGAACTGCTTACAAAGTATGGTACAACTCATCTTGTGTTCAATGATGACATACAG GGGACAGCAGCAGTAGTTCTTGCAGGACTGCTTGCAGCACTCAAAGTTGTCGGCAGCTCTTTGGCAGACCAcactttcttgttctttggTGCCGGAGAA GCAGGGACTGGCGTAGCAGAACTCATAGCTCTCGAGATGTCGAAGCAG GCAGAAGCTCCAGTGGAGGAGACTCGGAAAAACATTTGGCTAGTTGATTCAAAG GGGCTGATCGTTAATTCTCGGAAGGGTTCACTTCAACACTTTAAGAAGCCCTGGGCTCATCAACATGAACCTGTCGAGGATCTTCTGAGTGCTGTCAAG GCACTCAAGCCCACGATTTTGATTGGATCAGCTGGAGTAGGAAGAGCTTTCACAAAGGAGGTTGTTGAGACCATGACCTCTTATACCGAG AGACCTCTTATTATGGCCTTATCCAATCCAACCTCCAAGTCCGAGTGCACGGCAGAAGAAGCTTACTCCTGGAGCAAG GGTCGTGCTGTATTTGCTAGCGGAAGCCCGTTCCACCCGGTTGAGTACAACAGCAGGGTTTTTGTACCAGGCCAG GCCAACAATGCTTACGTCTTCCCTGGGTTCGGGCTGGGTTTGGTCATCTCAGGGTCACTTCGTGtacatgatcaaatgcttcTAGCTGCCT CGGAGGCGTTAGCTAGTCAAGTGTCACCGGAGGACTTTGAGAAGGGGCTGATCTATCCACCTTTGAGGAACATCAGAAAGATTTCTGCGCAAATAGCAGCCAACGTAGCTGAAGTGGCTTACGATCTCG GCTTAGCAACGCGCCTACCTCGTCCAGGAAATCTCGTCGAGTACGCAGAAAGTTGCATGTACAGTCCAGTCTACCGAAACTATCGTTGA